Proteins from one Gimesia maris genomic window:
- a CDS encoding BlaI/MecI/CopY family transcriptional regulator, translating to MSQHIELSRRERQIMDSIYSRGEATVLEIQSDLPNAPTPTAIRTMLRILMDKTIVSRHKRGREFVYAPTSPRRPEGTKALKHVIQTFFDGSFKQALAAQLTSGDDTLTDDELREMVKLIKAAREKGN from the coding sequence ATGTCACAGCATATCGAACTCAGCCGGCGGGAACGCCAGATTATGGATTCGATTTATTCGCGCGGGGAAGCGACCGTGCTGGAGATCCAGAGTGATCTGCCGAACGCACCGACGCCGACCGCGATTCGCACCATGCTGCGTATTCTGATGGATAAGACCATCGTGAGTCGGCATAAGCGGGGACGCGAGTTTGTGTACGCGCCCACATCGCCACGACGACCGGAAGGGACGAAAGCGTTGAAGCATGTGATCCAGACGTTCTTTGATGGTTCCTTTAAGCAGGCTTTAGCGGCGCAGCTGACCAGTGGCGACGATACTCTGACCGACGACGAATTGCGTGAGATGGTCAAACTTATCAAAGCAGCGCGAGAAAAGGGGAATTAA
- a CDS encoding M56 family metallopeptidase, with the protein MDVFWELIAFIGQPDFLLDLVIKSTAILVAAFLLTRLLQQASASVRHTVWGAALLAVLALPVINASLPKWSMGTFSLSQANAANTSQTTSAAEPVVKTIPYNAANTAASQTEIPPAVTFTTQHKIQNSRSADATFYISQAMQWLSVCWLTGVVLLCLRLAVMSVRLRSIGRQCEMVSEGRLFDILQTCRETLGCTQPVTLLVKEEWTMPMTWGMLRASILLPREAEQWSDEEIRVALLHELAHVSRRDCLLQLFVQLTCAVYWLNPLIWFASRCVHFERERACDDIVLQNGTRASDYADQLLQVVSRFQAGRRLKYLAVSMASRSGFAERLQAILLETQDRRPVRVRTMVALAITFIGLTGLLGVFQVAFSGTAWAQQAETTQRGEQQSRAESLRQSSQAPQQHQQQSRQESLPRQPKRSELKSIPVAPTQKPFKNGSRPDLIQAGKRPAVRSLNVVFAHDPGIGNYDGIVGRPSDVWNSVDIGTTAVDYMRYSDASPSTARLRVTRHDGEWGIKGQSGIFQGYIYHNCRCVDLETKILDLPAGKYKIYVFAHGDAPDQNAEIELKVGKRVVGKKATANDGTWDYRTQPYREGLQYVSFQFKKKAGEEVTLISHRGPSGYSMFNAIQIVPLTEVKGQPQPIPSHAPLKQR; encoded by the coding sequence ATGGATGTATTTTGGGAACTTATTGCGTTTATCGGACAGCCTGATTTCCTGCTGGACCTGGTGATCAAGTCGACCGCGATTCTGGTGGCTGCATTTCTGTTGACACGGTTGTTACAACAGGCGAGCGCCTCTGTGCGGCATACGGTCTGGGGTGCTGCGCTCCTGGCGGTACTGGCTTTGCCTGTCATCAATGCGAGCCTGCCGAAATGGTCGATGGGAACGTTTTCCCTGTCGCAGGCGAATGCTGCAAATACCAGCCAGACAACGTCGGCAGCAGAGCCTGTTGTGAAAACGATACCGTACAACGCTGCAAATACTGCTGCCAGCCAAACAGAAATACCGCCTGCTGTCACGTTCACAACTCAGCACAAGATTCAAAACAGTCGCTCCGCAGACGCGACGTTTTATATTTCACAAGCCATGCAGTGGTTGAGCGTCTGCTGGTTGACGGGAGTGGTGCTGCTGTGTCTGCGACTGGCGGTGATGTCGGTTCGACTTCGTTCAATTGGTCGGCAGTGTGAAATGGTTTCGGAAGGACGCCTGTTTGACATCCTGCAGACCTGTCGCGAAACATTAGGTTGTACGCAGCCTGTCACTTTACTGGTGAAAGAAGAGTGGACGATGCCGATGACATGGGGCATGCTGCGGGCCTCAATTTTACTGCCGCGCGAAGCAGAGCAGTGGTCGGATGAGGAAATCCGTGTTGCGCTGCTGCATGAGCTGGCGCATGTCTCGCGTCGCGATTGCCTGCTGCAACTGTTTGTGCAACTGACGTGTGCAGTCTACTGGTTGAACCCGCTGATCTGGTTCGCCTCCCGCTGTGTGCATTTCGAACGGGAACGCGCCTGTGATGATATTGTCTTACAAAATGGAACCCGGGCTTCCGACTACGCCGACCAACTGCTGCAGGTGGTCTCGCGATTCCAGGCAGGTCGCAGGCTGAAATACCTGGCTGTCTCGATGGCGTCGCGCAGCGGTTTTGCAGAGCGACTGCAGGCGATTCTGCTGGAAACCCAGGATCGACGTCCGGTCCGAGTGCGGACGATGGTTGCATTGGCGATCACATTTATCGGGCTGACCGGTCTGCTGGGAGTCTTCCAGGTGGCGTTCAGCGGAACCGCCTGGGCACAACAGGCCGAGACCACTCAACGTGGCGAGCAGCAGTCTCGGGCGGAGTCGCTCAGGCAATCTTCGCAGGCACCGCAACAGCATCAGCAACAGTCTCGACAGGAGTCGCTACCCAGACAGCCGAAGCGAAGCGAATTGAAATCGATTCCCGTTGCTCCCACTCAGAAACCTTTCAAAAATGGCAGTCGTCCTGATCTGATTCAAGCCGGGAAACGGCCGGCGGTACGGTCGTTGAATGTGGTGTTTGCCCATGATCCGGGAATCGGGAATTACGATGGCATCGTGGGGCGGCCCAGTGATGTGTGGAATTCAGTGGATATTGGCACAACCGCCGTCGACTATATGCGCTATAGCGATGCCAGCCCGAGTACCGCCCGTTTGCGGGTAACCCGTCATGATGGGGAGTGGGGCATCAAGGGGCAGAGCGGTATCTTCCAGGGTTATATTTATCACAACTGTCGCTGTGTGGATCTGGAAACAAAAATTCTCGACCTTCCGGCGGGTAAGTACAAAATCTATGTCTTTGCCCACGGCGATGCGCCCGATCAGAATGCGGAGATTGAACTCAAAGTCGGCAAGCGGGTGGTTGGCAAAAAAGCGACCGCCAATGACGGAACCTGGGACTATCGGACGCAGCCTTACCGTGAAGGTCTGCAGTATGTCAGCTTCCAGTTCAAGAAGAAGGCGGGCGAAGAAGTGACACTCATCAGCCATCGCGGCCCCAGCGGTTATTCGATGTTCAATGCCATTCAGATCGTTCCATTGACCGAAGTGAAGGGGCAGCCGCAGCCAATTCCCTCTCACGCACCGCTTAAGCAGAGATAA
- a CDS encoding cytochrome B6 has translation MQRRSLSKLLMLSLLTGVLCTSFAPALKSQEADKAKPKLPDQTYMPVVKEKPFEEVMQADVEKKPKLMQRQENLFQNRYDMSDQPSETMMSGGRKAVQEGVRVKLPEGVTWEQLSAATPERIKETNTFPYGFRPLPHANHPVGGQVFPKNQIDAIQKLENRDLSRFDVDFDLPDHLTPEFPPPIFLSSRPDLGDISQGQVLSIKNYYKLLKGKVTPVQMEGMRLLLTPFPQQQFNQTEDRKVKEASLGVSCLDCHVNGHTNAAFHLNPDTRPQAARFRIDTVSLRGMFNQQIHGSKRSLRSVEDFSEFEQRTAYFDGDHVIAAKKGVHLPDRSDAVAMMAQMQNMLDFPPAPKLDVFGKLIPEKATELELQGQEVFFGKGRCAECHPAPFYLDDKMHDLHLERFYKTETISDQYNMPDGPIKTFTLRGIKDSPPYHHDGRLMTLADTVEFFNLVLQTDLTEQEKQALVAFMKCL, from the coding sequence ATGCAACGAAGAAGCTTGAGTAAATTATTGATGCTCAGTTTATTAACGGGGGTACTTTGTACTTCTTTTGCCCCTGCTTTAAAGTCACAGGAAGCAGACAAGGCAAAGCCCAAGCTGCCCGATCAGACTTACATGCCTGTGGTCAAAGAGAAACCTTTTGAAGAGGTCATGCAGGCGGATGTAGAGAAAAAACCGAAGTTGATGCAGCGTCAGGAAAATCTGTTCCAAAATCGCTATGACATGAGCGATCAACCCTCTGAAACCATGATGTCCGGCGGTCGGAAAGCGGTTCAGGAGGGAGTACGCGTGAAATTGCCCGAAGGCGTGACCTGGGAACAGCTCTCGGCGGCGACTCCCGAACGCATTAAAGAGACGAATACCTTTCCGTATGGTTTCCGTCCTTTGCCGCACGCCAATCATCCGGTCGGAGGGCAGGTCTTTCCCAAGAATCAGATTGATGCGATCCAGAAGCTGGAAAACCGCGATCTGTCCCGTTTTGATGTCGACTTCGATCTGCCCGATCACCTGACCCCTGAATTTCCACCGCCGATCTTTCTCTCCAGTCGTCCCGACCTGGGAGATATTTCGCAGGGACAGGTGCTGTCGATCAAGAATTATTACAAACTGTTGAAAGGAAAAGTGACTCCCGTGCAGATGGAAGGCATGCGGCTGTTGCTGACACCGTTCCCGCAACAGCAGTTTAACCAGACAGAAGATCGCAAAGTGAAAGAAGCGAGTCTGGGAGTATCCTGCCTGGACTGTCATGTCAACGGACACACGAATGCTGCCTTTCATTTGAATCCGGATACCCGACCTCAAGCCGCTCGTTTTCGGATTGATACCGTCAGTCTGCGGGGCATGTTCAATCAACAGATACATGGCTCAAAGCGATCGTTGCGGAGCGTCGAAGATTTCAGTGAGTTCGAACAACGAACCGCCTATTTCGATGGCGACCATGTGATCGCCGCCAAGAAAGGCGTGCATCTTCCTGATCGCAGTGATGCCGTCGCGATGATGGCACAGATGCAGAATATGCTCGATTTTCCCCCGGCTCCCAAGCTGGATGTCTTCGGGAAACTGATTCCGGAAAAAGCAACTGAGCTGGAACTGCAGGGGCAGGAAGTCTTCTTTGGCAAAGGTCGTTGTGCCGAATGCCATCCGGCGCCGTTTTATCTGGACGATAAAATGCACGACCTGCATCTGGAGCGGTTCTACAAGACTGAAACGATCAGTGATCAGTACAATATGCCCGACGGTCCGATTAAAACCTTCACACTGCGTGGGATTAAAGATTCGCCCCCGTATCATCATGACGGCCGTCTGATGACGCTGGCGGACACGGTGGAGTTCTTTAACCTGGTACTGCAGACCGATCTGACGGAGCAGGAAAAGCAGGCCCTGGTCGCATTTATGAAATGCTTATAA
- a CDS encoding IS110 family transposase: MKDSSSISVVGIDVSKDSLDLFHTINGQQQKIAYQQDSLKLLARQIIKLNATVVMEATGGYEKKLVKYLQSQGIACAVVNPKLIRDFARACGKLEKNDAIDARIIASFGQMMQPRTMGKIDRNREKLKLLATRREQVQSMITQESNRQQQIEDRQIRAFIQRAIQLYQKQLKKLDNEMLKVIEADQTMKQKSEILLSAKGVGPATTANLIAGLPELGQLNRQQIAKLVGLAPLVRDSGKFKGQRRTYAGRSQIRRILYMATLVATRWNSRIKAFYLSLLERGKPKKLAITACMRKFITILNSMMKNNQTWDQNLLAS; the protein is encoded by the coding sequence ATGAAAGACTCCTCTTCAATTTCTGTGGTTGGCATTGATGTTTCTAAAGATTCACTCGATCTCTTCCATACGATTAATGGCCAGCAGCAGAAGATCGCTTATCAGCAGGATTCCCTCAAGCTGCTTGCCCGGCAGATCATCAAGCTCAACGCAACCGTCGTCATGGAAGCCACGGGTGGCTACGAAAAGAAACTGGTCAAATATTTACAGAGCCAGGGAATTGCATGTGCCGTGGTGAATCCGAAGCTGATTCGTGACTTTGCCAGAGCCTGTGGGAAGCTTGAGAAAAACGATGCCATCGACGCCAGGATCATCGCCTCTTTTGGACAGATGATGCAACCGAGGACGATGGGAAAAATCGATCGAAACAGGGAGAAACTCAAGTTGCTGGCAACTCGTCGAGAACAGGTTCAAAGTATGATTACCCAGGAATCCAATCGTCAGCAGCAAATTGAGGATCGGCAAATTCGGGCCTTCATTCAACGGGCGATCCAACTCTATCAGAAACAGCTTAAAAAACTGGACAATGAAATGCTGAAGGTCATTGAAGCCGACCAGACCATGAAACAGAAGTCCGAAATTCTGCTCTCTGCGAAAGGTGTCGGCCCGGCAACAACCGCTAACCTGATTGCCGGGCTGCCTGAACTCGGGCAACTGAATCGGCAGCAGATCGCCAAGCTCGTCGGCCTGGCTCCTCTCGTTCGGGACAGTGGCAAATTCAAAGGGCAGCGCAGAACATATGCCGGCAGAAGCCAGATACGGCGGATCCTTTATATGGCGACCTTAGTAGCCACGCGCTGGAACAGTCGCATCAAAGCATTTTACTTGTCCTTATTGGAAAGAGGTAAACCGAAGAAGCTGGCCATCACAGCCTGCATGAGAAAGTTTATCACCATCCTGAATTCCATGATGAAAAACAATCAGACGTGGGATCAAAATCTTCTTGCTTCTTGA
- a CDS encoding DUF3309 family protein, with protein sequence MLETILLIILILFLLGALPTWGYSRNWGYGPSGGIGLILIIVLILILL encoded by the coding sequence ATGTTAGAGACAATTTTATTAATCATCCTGATTCTGTTTCTGCTCGGAGCCTTACCTACGTGGGGCTACAGTCGTAACTGGGGATACGGGCCCAGTGGAGGGATCGGATTGATTTTGATTATCGTTCTGATTCTGATTTTATTATAA
- a CDS encoding sulfatase → MMYRLSLLLFALCCAAPTFAAERPNVLFIAVDDLRPELACYGKQHIHSPNIDKLAESSVLFERAFCMVPTCGASRASLMTGIRPARNRFVNFLAWAERDAPNATTMNTQFKQNGYYTASLGKIFHHPADNRQGWSEPPWRPKGVQWYQRPENQEKHAARQKLGNKKKGPAWESADVPDNAYMDGVLAEKAIEKLQQLEKQEQPFFLAVGFFKPHLPFIAPQKYWDLYDHDKIQLPANHKVPQDAPKESIHRFGELRAYADIPAKGPVSEETARNLIHGYYACVSYTDAQIGKLLAELDRLQLSDNTIVVLWGDHGWNLGDHTLWCKHSCYESSLHIPLIVRAPGIKGGERRSSLMESIDVYPTLCDLADIPQPKHLKGQSFVSLMKDSTAEWKQAAVSRYRNGDTIRTDTLRYTEYTLPKGKLVSQMLYDHSTDPLENVNVSAQQADAVKELSAQLKQLKGRNRKSGKGKQKP, encoded by the coding sequence ATGATGTACCGCTTGAGTCTGCTGCTGTTTGCGCTGTGCTGTGCCGCTCCCACTTTTGCAGCAGAGCGTCCCAATGTCCTGTTTATCGCCGTCGATGATCTGCGTCCCGAACTGGCCTGTTACGGCAAGCAGCACATTCATTCGCCAAATATCGACAAGCTGGCCGAGAGCAGCGTGTTGTTCGAGCGGGCGTTCTGCATGGTGCCCACCTGTGGTGCTTCGCGGGCCAGTCTGATGACCGGCATCCGCCCTGCGCGGAATCGCTTTGTCAACTTTCTCGCCTGGGCCGAACGCGATGCGCCGAATGCCACGACGATGAATACCCAGTTCAAACAGAACGGCTACTACACGGCGTCGCTGGGAAAGATCTTCCATCACCCCGCCGACAACAGGCAGGGCTGGTCCGAACCGCCGTGGCGACCGAAAGGGGTGCAATGGTATCAGCGACCGGAAAACCAGGAAAAGCACGCCGCACGACAGAAGCTGGGCAACAAGAAAAAAGGGCCCGCGTGGGAATCAGCCGACGTCCCCGATAACGCGTACATGGATGGCGTATTGGCAGAGAAAGCCATTGAGAAACTGCAGCAGTTGGAAAAACAGGAGCAGCCTTTCTTCCTGGCGGTCGGTTTCTTCAAGCCGCATCTGCCCTTCATCGCTCCCCAGAAATACTGGGATCTGTACGACCACGACAAAATCCAGTTGCCCGCCAATCACAAAGTCCCGCAGGACGCACCAAAAGAATCAATTCACAGATTCGGCGAACTGCGGGCCTACGCCGACATTCCCGCGAAGGGCCCGGTCTCTGAAGAAACCGCCCGCAACCTGATTCACGGCTATTACGCCTGCGTGAGTTATACCGACGCGCAGATTGGTAAGCTGCTGGCGGAACTCGATCGTCTGCAACTCAGCGACAACACCATCGTCGTCCTCTGGGGCGATCATGGCTGGAACCTGGGCGATCACACACTCTGGTGCAAGCACAGCTGCTACGAAAGCTCGCTGCACATCCCGCTCATCGTGCGGGCACCGGGGATCAAGGGGGGCGAACGCCGCTCATCGCTGATGGAGTCGATTGACGTCTATCCCACCCTCTGCGATCTGGCCGACATCCCGCAGCCGAAACACCTGAAAGGGCAAAGCTTCGTCAGCCTGATGAAAGACTCTACAGCAGAATGGAAACAGGCCGCTGTCAGCCGTTATAGAAACGGCGATACCATTCGCACCGATACGCTCCGATATACCGAATACACGCTTCCCAAAGGCAAGCTGGTCTCGCAGATGCTTTACGATCACAGCACCGACCCGCTGGAGAACGTCAACGTTTCCGCACAGCAGGCCGACGCCGTCAAAGAGTTGTCCGCACAGTTAAAGCAGCTCAAAGGCCGTAACCGGAAATCCGGCAAAGGCAAGCAGAAGCCATAG